A genomic segment from Tessaracoccus defluvii encodes:
- a CDS encoding beta-ketoacyl-ACP synthase III, with the protein MPLQSSTGAQYARLLSVAGARGSRVVTNEEMCTMIDSTDEWITQRTGIKERRWVAEGEDAETLGVEAGRKAIERAGLQPSDVDAILVSTVSHFQQTPSLACILAEKLGLTAPAAFDISAACAGFCYGISLAESMVRSGAATNVLVLGVETLSRFTDLTDRSTAFLFSDGAGAVVVGPSDVPAIGPTVWGSKPEASRVIEIDDWRTVNPSENPPHIHMEGREVFKWATTAIVEKAVETLERSGLTAEELDCFIPHQANNRITDSMLRHLKLPEDVVVGRDIIQMGNSSAASIPLAMEELLESGQAHSGDSALIIGFGAGLVFAGQTLILP; encoded by the coding sequence GTGCCCCTCCAGAGCTCGACCGGCGCCCAGTACGCCCGCCTCCTGTCCGTCGCCGGCGCCCGCGGCAGCCGCGTGGTGACCAACGAAGAGATGTGCACCATGATCGACTCGACGGACGAGTGGATCACGCAGCGCACCGGCATCAAGGAACGCCGCTGGGTCGCCGAGGGCGAGGACGCGGAGACGCTCGGTGTCGAGGCGGGGCGCAAGGCGATCGAGCGGGCGGGGCTGCAGCCCTCCGACGTCGACGCCATCCTGGTGTCGACCGTCTCCCACTTCCAGCAGACCCCGTCGCTGGCCTGCATCCTGGCCGAGAAGCTGGGGCTGACCGCGCCCGCCGCGTTCGACATCTCCGCCGCCTGCGCCGGATTCTGCTACGGCATCAGCCTGGCCGAGTCGATGGTCCGCTCCGGGGCTGCCACGAACGTTCTCGTGCTCGGTGTCGAGACGCTGTCGCGCTTCACCGACCTGACCGACCGCTCCACGGCGTTCCTCTTCTCCGACGGTGCCGGCGCCGTCGTCGTCGGCCCCTCGGACGTCCCGGCCATCGGCCCGACGGTGTGGGGCTCGAAGCCCGAGGCGTCGCGTGTCATCGAGATCGACGACTGGCGCACCGTCAACCCGTCGGAGAACCCGCCGCACATCCACATGGAGGGGCGCGAGGTCTTCAAGTGGGCCACCACCGCCATCGTGGAGAAGGCCGTCGAGACGCTGGAGAGGTCCGGGCTGACCGCCGAGGAGCTCGACTGCTTCATCCCCCACCAGGCCAACAACCGGATCACCGATTCGATGTTGCGCCACCTCAAGCTGCCCGAGGATGTCGTCGTGGGTCGCGACATCATCCAGATGGGCAACTCGTCCGCGGCGTCGATTCCGCTGGCGATGGAAGAACTGCTCGAGTCCGGGCAGGCACACAGCGGTGACAGTGCACTGATCATCGGGTTCG